Proteins found in one Hoplias malabaricus isolate fHopMal1 chromosome 17, fHopMal1.hap1, whole genome shotgun sequence genomic segment:
- the LOC136673133 gene encoding C-C motif chemokine 14-like, translating into MKMNMCCVCWALGLVLLITISSEAQDTVAHPELCCFNFVSMKIPAKKMIKVEKLDGRCPKPGFVVTTAAGKKICFENFPSEFGKR; encoded by the exons atgaagatgaacatgtgctgtgtgtgttgggccTTGGGGCTGGTTCTGCTCATCACCATCTCCTCTGAGGCACAGG ATACTGTTGCTCATCCTGAGCTCTGCTGTTTCAACTTTGTCTCTATGAAAATTCCAGccaaaaaaatgattaaagttgaaaaattAGATGGGAGATGCCCAAAGCCAGGCTTCGT gGTCACAACGGCGGCTGGGAAAAAGATCTGCTTTGAAAACTTCCCCAGTGAATTTGGGAAAAGATAG
- the LOC136673182 gene encoding C-C motif chemokine 4 homolog, with protein sequence MKMNCVCLAIGLVLLIAASSDAEPLDPVHPELCCFDFVSMNIPPNEIIKVEKLHARCPKPGYVVTTEAGKKICFENYPNS encoded by the exons atgaagatgaactgtgtgtgtttggctatTGGTCTGGTTCTGCTCATAGCTGCTTCATCAGATGCTGAGC CACTTGATCCTGTTCATCCTGAACTCTGCTGTTTTGACTTTGTCTCAATGAATATTCCACCCAACGAAAtaattaaagttgaaaaattACATGCGAGATGCCCAAAGCCTGGCTACGT gGTCACAACGGAGGCTGGGAAAAAGATCTGCTTTGAAAACTACCCTAACTCCTAA